In Microbacterium sp. 1.5R, the following are encoded in one genomic region:
- a CDS encoding LacI family DNA-binding transcriptional regulator: protein MEDVAREAGVSGQTVSRVVNARGYVGAATRERVEDAMQRLGYRPNSAARALRSGRFRAIGVIMFSFSSYGNQRTLDAIAVRASQMGYALTLIPVESSARDTVAGAFRRLEEHAVDGIIIVIEAHQLDEAEVEIPDGLPVVLVDSNRGTTHPFVDTDQAQGARLATEHLLDLGHETVWHVAGPAKSYSAERRRESWRSTLMERGIEAPEPLQGDWSAESGYRAGLRLRDDDGVTAVFAANDQMAIGVVRAFREAGRDIPGDVSVVGFDGLPDAAQLWPPLTTVQQHPEKVGALAVDALLAELDGGERSQTPLVGTELIVRESSAPPRAAR from the coding sequence ATGGAGGACGTGGCCCGCGAGGCCGGCGTCTCCGGACAGACCGTGTCGCGCGTCGTGAACGCGCGCGGCTACGTCGGCGCGGCCACCAGGGAGCGCGTCGAAGACGCCATGCAGCGGCTCGGCTACCGGCCCAACAGTGCGGCTCGTGCGCTGCGATCCGGCCGATTCCGGGCGATCGGCGTCATCATGTTCTCCTTCAGCTCGTACGGCAACCAGCGCACGCTCGATGCGATCGCCGTGCGCGCCTCGCAGATGGGATACGCCCTCACCCTCATCCCCGTCGAGTCGAGTGCCCGCGACACCGTCGCGGGAGCCTTCCGCCGCCTGGAGGAGCACGCCGTCGACGGGATCATCATCGTGATCGAGGCGCATCAGCTCGACGAGGCCGAGGTCGAGATCCCCGACGGTCTGCCCGTCGTGCTCGTCGACTCGAACCGTGGCACGACTCACCCGTTCGTCGACACGGATCAGGCTCAGGGTGCGCGCCTCGCGACCGAGCACCTGCTCGACCTCGGCCATGAGACCGTCTGGCACGTCGCAGGACCGGCGAAGTCCTATTCCGCAGAGCGTCGACGTGAATCCTGGCGCTCGACTCTCATGGAGCGCGGCATCGAGGCACCCGAGCCGCTGCAGGGCGACTGGTCAGCCGAATCCGGCTATCGCGCCGGGCTCCGCCTGCGTGACGACGACGGCGTCACCGCCGTGTTCGCGGCGAACGACCAGATGGCGATCGGCGTCGTGCGGGCATTCCGCGAGGCCGGTCGAGACATTCCCGGCGACGTCAGCGTGGTCGGGTTCGACGGCCTGCCGGATGCCGCCCAACTGTGGCCGCCGCTGACCACGGTGCAGCAGCATCCCGAGAAGGTCGGCGCTCTCGCGGTCGACGCCCTCCTCGCCGAGCTCGATGGGGGAGAGCGCAGTCAGACGCCGCTCGTCGGCACCGAGCTCATCGTGCGCGAGAGCTCGGCCCCGCCGCGCGCCGCGCGCTGA
- a CDS encoding glycoside hydrolase family 35 protein: protein MTSFSIGETDFLRAGLPHQVISGAIHYFRVHPDQWQDRIRKARLMGLNTIETYVAWNAHEPRRGEWDATGWNDLGRFLDLIQAEGMDAIVRPGPYICAEWHNGGLPNWLTAGERELRSSEPTFLADVSDYLRRVYDIVAPRQIDRGGSVVLVQIENEYGAYGSDKDYLEALVALTREAGITVPLTTVDQPTDRMLADGSLPELHKTGSFGSRSAERLATLRSHQPTGPLMCSEFWDGWFDWWGGVHHTTDVDTAAADLDELLAAGASVNIYMFHGGTNFGLTNGANHKGRYLPIVTSYDYDAPLDEAGNPTAKFFAFRDVIAKYAPVPDELPAAATAAPVFSVPLKPAGSWTDAAASTPASAVPRTFDELEHLSALVRYDVELPEGRGGQLVLDEVRDLAWVSVDGQPVGTLSRTRHDRSLRIPAGRTLSILVEEGGRVNYDHRLGEQKGLIGAPALDGTPLTDWHSTALDVAGIAAEIGFSGGNTSSGPGSTPSAWVADFALDSAADLFLDTVAWSKGYAFVNGFFLGRYWRNGPQRTLFVPAPATRAGDNRLIVLELEQLLAPTADFVPALALGDTEE, encoded by the coding sequence GTGACCTCCTTCTCCATCGGCGAGACAGACTTCCTCCGCGCCGGGCTCCCCCACCAGGTGATCTCCGGTGCCATCCACTACTTCCGGGTGCACCCCGACCAGTGGCAGGACCGCATCCGCAAGGCCCGTCTGATGGGACTCAACACGATCGAGACCTACGTCGCATGGAACGCTCACGAGCCTCGGCGCGGCGAGTGGGATGCCACGGGCTGGAACGACCTGGGCCGGTTCCTCGACCTGATCCAGGCGGAGGGCATGGATGCGATCGTGCGGCCCGGCCCCTACATCTGCGCCGAGTGGCACAACGGCGGGCTGCCGAACTGGCTCACCGCGGGCGAGCGCGAGCTGCGCTCTTCCGAGCCGACGTTCCTCGCCGATGTCAGCGACTACCTCCGCCGGGTCTACGACATCGTCGCGCCCCGGCAGATCGACCGTGGCGGCTCGGTCGTGCTCGTGCAGATCGAGAACGAGTACGGCGCGTACGGCTCGGACAAGGACTACCTCGAGGCGCTCGTCGCCCTCACCCGAGAAGCCGGTATCACCGTGCCCCTCACCACGGTCGACCAGCCGACCGATCGGATGCTGGCAGACGGCAGCCTCCCCGAGCTGCACAAGACCGGATCCTTCGGATCGCGCAGCGCCGAGCGCCTCGCCACCCTGCGCTCCCACCAGCCCACCGGTCCCCTGATGTGCTCCGAGTTCTGGGACGGCTGGTTCGACTGGTGGGGCGGCGTGCATCACACGACCGACGTGGACACCGCCGCCGCCGATCTCGACGAACTGCTGGCCGCGGGGGCCTCGGTGAACATCTACATGTTCCACGGCGGCACGAACTTCGGTCTCACGAACGGTGCCAACCACAAGGGCCGTTACCTGCCGATCGTCACGTCATACGACTACGACGCGCCTCTCGACGAGGCCGGCAACCCGACCGCGAAGTTCTTCGCCTTCCGCGACGTCATCGCGAAGTACGCGCCCGTCCCCGACGAGCTGCCCGCCGCGGCCACCGCGGCACCGGTCTTCTCCGTGCCGCTGAAGCCGGCGGGATCATGGACGGATGCCGCGGCATCGACGCCCGCATCCGCAGTTCCGCGGACATTCGACGAGCTGGAGCACCTGAGCGCTCTGGTCCGCTACGACGTCGAGCTTCCCGAAGGTCGCGGCGGTCAGCTCGTGCTCGACGAGGTGCGCGACCTCGCCTGGGTGAGCGTCGACGGCCAGCCCGTCGGCACGCTCTCCCGCACCCGTCATGACCGTTCCCTGCGGATTCCCGCGGGACGGACGCTCAGCATCCTCGTCGAGGAGGGCGGCCGCGTGAACTACGACCACCGACTCGGCGAGCAGAAGGGTCTGATCGGCGCTCCTGCCCTCGACGGCACGCCGCTGACCGACTGGCACTCGACCGCGCTGGACGTCGCAGGGATCGCGGCGGAGATCGGCTTCAGCGGCGGGAACACGTCGAGCGGCCCGGGAAGCACACCCTCTGCGTGGGTCGCAGACTTCGCGCTCGACTCCGCCGCCGACCTGTTCCTCGACACCGTTGCCTGGAGCAAGGGCTATGCGTTCGTCAACGGGTTCTTCCTCGGACGGTACTGGCGCAACGGGCCGCAGCGCACCCTCTTCGTGCCGGCCCCGGCGACGCGAGCGGGAGACAACCGGCTCATCGTGCTCGAGTTGGAGCAGCTGCTCGCGCCCACGGCCGACTTCGTGCCGGCGCTCGCTCTCGGCGACACCGAGGAATAG
- a CDS encoding carbohydrate ABC transporter permease — MNPRKSKILLIVMVMYALYTLVPLVWLLFSSTKTQSGLFSSFGLWFSDDFAFVDNLVATFSYQDGIFLRWLGNTLLYVVVGAGGATLLATMAGYGLAKYRFPGRRAVFAVVLGAVAVPGTALAVPTFLLFSELGLTNTPWAVIIPSLISPFGLYLIWVFASESVPTELLEAARIDGAGEFRTFFTISMRLLAPGIVTVTLFTVVATWNNYFLPLIMLSDPAWYPLTVGLNQWSAQAIGAGSQPIYNLVIMGSLLTIIPIVIAFLLLQRFWQSGLTAGSVKQ; from the coding sequence ATGAATCCGCGCAAGTCGAAGATCCTGCTGATCGTGATGGTGATGTACGCCCTGTACACACTGGTGCCGCTCGTCTGGCTGCTGTTCAGCTCGACCAAGACGCAGTCCGGGCTGTTCAGCTCGTTCGGGCTCTGGTTCTCCGACGACTTCGCATTCGTCGACAACCTGGTGGCGACCTTCTCGTATCAGGACGGCATCTTCCTGCGCTGGCTCGGCAACACGCTGCTCTACGTCGTGGTCGGCGCCGGAGGCGCGACGCTGCTCGCCACCATGGCCGGCTACGGCCTGGCGAAGTACCGCTTCCCCGGCCGGCGCGCGGTGTTCGCCGTCGTGCTCGGCGCGGTCGCCGTGCCGGGCACCGCCCTCGCCGTGCCGACCTTCCTGCTCTTCAGCGAGCTCGGGCTCACGAACACCCCGTGGGCGGTGATCATCCCCTCGCTGATCAGCCCGTTCGGCCTGTACCTGATCTGGGTGTTCGCGTCGGAGTCCGTGCCGACCGAGCTGCTGGAAGCGGCGCGCATCGACGGCGCCGGAGAGTTCCGCACCTTCTTCACGATCTCGATGCGACTGCTCGCACCGGGCATCGTGACGGTGACCCTGTTCACCGTGGTCGCGACGTGGAACAACTACTTCCTGCCGCTGATCATGCTGTCCGACCCCGCCTGGTACCCGCTCACCGTCGGCCTGAACCAGTGGAGCGCTCAGGCGATCGGCGCCGGATCTCAGCCGATCTACAACCTGGTGATCATGGGCTCCCTCCTCACCATCATCCCGATCGTCATCGCCTTCCTGCTGCTGCAGAGGTTCTGGCAGTCAGGTCTCACCGCCGGAAGCGTCAAGCAGTAG
- a CDS encoding riboflavin synthase produces the protein MFTGIIEEIGEITAIAPAGDGWRLTVRAPKAVSDAVHGESIAVSGVCLTVVDSTGDTFDADVMRQTLDVAALGGASVGTRVNIEKAMPVGARLGGHIVQGHVDGVGDVLEVRPGEQWSVLRISLPDDLAPLVVDKGSISVDGTSLTVSAVSAVDADAHWFEISLIPETLAATTLGSRAVGDRVNLETDILARHVERLLAFRAAPEGGSR, from the coding sequence ATGTTCACCGGAATCATCGAGGAGATCGGCGAGATCACCGCTATCGCGCCCGCCGGAGACGGCTGGCGGCTGACGGTTCGCGCCCCCAAGGCGGTCTCCGACGCCGTGCACGGCGAGTCCATCGCGGTCTCGGGAGTCTGCCTCACCGTCGTCGACTCGACCGGCGACACCTTCGACGCCGACGTCATGAGGCAGACCCTCGACGTGGCCGCTCTGGGCGGCGCATCCGTCGGCACCCGCGTGAACATCGAGAAGGCGATGCCGGTCGGCGCGCGGCTCGGCGGTCACATCGTGCAGGGACATGTCGACGGCGTCGGCGATGTCCTCGAGGTGCGACCCGGCGAGCAGTGGAGCGTGCTGCGCATCTCGCTGCCCGACGACCTCGCGCCGCTCGTGGTCGACAAGGGCTCCATCTCGGTCGACGGCACCTCCCTCACCGTGAGCGCGGTCAGCGCTGTCGACGCGGACGCTCACTGGTTCGAGATCTCGCTCATCCCCGAGACTCTCGCCGCCACCACCCTCGGCTCCCGCGCGGTCGGCGACCGCGTCAACCTCGAGACCGACATCCTCGCCCGTCACGTCGAGCGCCTGCTGGCGTTCCGGGCAGCACCGGAAGGAGGCTCGCGATGA
- the ribH gene encoding 6,7-dimethyl-8-ribityllumazine synthase: MSGAGAPKTEKIDGRGLKVVIVAGTWHDVITNGLIAGAQRVLDDADADYRLVRVPGSFELALAAQAAFAGGADAVVALGVIIRGGTPHFEYVSAATTDGLTRVSLDAGKPVGFGVLTLDDEKQGLDRAGLEGSKEDKGAEAADAALRTALLVRSLRG; encoded by the coding sequence ATGAGCGGCGCAGGAGCACCCAAGACCGAGAAGATCGACGGACGAGGCCTGAAGGTCGTCATCGTCGCCGGCACCTGGCACGACGTCATCACGAACGGCCTCATCGCCGGCGCCCAGCGTGTGCTCGATGACGCGGACGCCGACTACCGCCTCGTCCGCGTGCCGGGGTCGTTCGAACTCGCCCTCGCCGCCCAAGCCGCCTTCGCAGGTGGAGCGGATGCCGTCGTCGCACTCGGCGTGATCATCCGCGGGGGCACCCCGCACTTCGAATACGTCTCGGCAGCCACGACCGACGGACTGACGCGAGTCTCGCTCGACGCGGGCAAGCCCGTCGGATTCGGCGTGCTGACGCTCGACGACGAGAAGCAGGGCCTCGACCGCGCCGGGCTCGAGGGCTCGAAGGAGGACAAGGGCGCGGAGGCTGCGGATGCCGCGCTGCGCACGGCCCTCCTGGTGCGCTCGCTGCGCGGCTGA
- a CDS encoding ABC transporter substrate-binding protein, translating into MKHLPSPAARRTLTVLAAGTVVALALAGCSTGDSGSGGSAAGDGSFDSVEAALEKGGEITYWSWTPSAEAQVEAFEKEYPNVKVNVVNAGTNNEEYTKLQNAIKAGSGAPDVVQMEYYAFPQFALTDAFVDLSQYGFADFEDDYTASTWNSVTDGDAIYGLPQDSGPMALFYNKAVFDAAGVAVPTTWDEYYEAAKAIHAANPDAYITNDTGDAGFATSMIWQAGGKPFETSGTDVTIDLQDDGSKKWTENWNRLVEEDLLAPYGSWSDEWFRALGDGSLATLVIGAWMPGNLITGAPDGAGDWRVAPMPTYDGTPATAENGGGGQAVTTQSKNPALAAGFLWWLNNSEESISTFLESGGFPSTTAELSSEEFLADAPEYFGGQKINEVLAAAADDVVEGWSYLPYQVYGNSIFGDTVGQSYQNGTDLNEGLMTWQDALVEYGNSQGFAVNK; encoded by the coding sequence ATGAAGCACCTTCCCTCACCCGCCGCACGGCGCACCCTCACGGTGCTCGCGGCCGGAACCGTGGTAGCGCTGGCGCTGGCCGGCTGCAGCACCGGCGACTCCGGCTCCGGCGGCAGCGCTGCCGGCGACGGCTCGTTCGACTCCGTCGAGGCCGCTCTCGAGAAGGGCGGCGAGATCACGTACTGGTCGTGGACCCCCTCCGCCGAGGCTCAGGTCGAGGCGTTCGAGAAGGAGTACCCGAACGTCAAGGTGAACGTGGTCAACGCGGGCACCAACAACGAGGAGTACACCAAGCTGCAGAACGCCATCAAGGCGGGCTCCGGCGCCCCCGACGTCGTGCAGATGGAGTACTACGCCTTCCCGCAGTTCGCGCTCACGGATGCCTTCGTCGACCTCTCGCAGTACGGCTTCGCCGACTTCGAGGACGACTACACCGCCTCGACCTGGAACTCCGTCACCGACGGCGACGCGATCTACGGCCTGCCGCAGGACTCCGGCCCCATGGCGCTCTTCTACAACAAGGCCGTGTTCGACGCCGCCGGCGTCGCCGTGCCCACCACGTGGGACGAGTACTACGAGGCGGCGAAGGCGATCCACGCCGCGAACCCCGACGCCTACATCACGAACGACACCGGCGACGCCGGCTTCGCGACCTCGATGATCTGGCAGGCCGGCGGCAAGCCGTTCGAGACGTCGGGCACCGACGTCACGATCGACCTGCAGGACGACGGATCGAAGAAGTGGACCGAGAACTGGAACCGCCTCGTCGAGGAGGACCTGCTCGCGCCCTACGGCAGCTGGAGCGACGAGTGGTTCCGCGCTCTCGGCGACGGCAGCCTCGCGACCCTCGTGATCGGCGCCTGGATGCCGGGCAACCTGATCACGGGCGCCCCCGACGGTGCCGGTGACTGGCGCGTCGCTCCGATGCCGACCTACGACGGCACCCCGGCGACCGCGGAGAACGGCGGCGGCGGCCAGGCCGTGACCACGCAGAGCAAGAACCCGGCACTCGCCGCCGGATTCCTGTGGTGGCTGAACAACTCGGAGGAGAGCATCTCGACGTTCCTCGAGTCCGGCGGATTCCCGTCGACGACCGCCGAGCTGTCGAGCGAGGAGTTCCTCGCCGACGCGCCCGAGTACTTCGGCGGCCAGAAGATCAACGAGGTCCTCGCCGCAGCGGCCGACGATGTGGTCGAGGGCTGGAGCTACCTGCCCTACCAGGTCTACGGCAACAGCATCTTCGGAGACACCGTGGGCCAGTCGTACCAGAACGGAACCGACCTGAACGAGGGCCTCATGACCTGGCAGGACGCGCTGGTCGAGTACGGCAACTCGCAGGGCTTCGCCGTCAACAAGTAA
- a CDS encoding metallophosphoesterase family protein has protein sequence MTTRLLLIADTHVPARAKRLPDAVLRAVDDADIVVHAGDWIDLATLDLIESRSRLLVGVHGNNDGPALRERLPEIARLTVEDVEVAVVHETGPKQRREERMDAAFSGVDLLVFGHSHIPWDTVAPSGMRLLNPGSPTDRRRQPVCTMMSVAIDGERVDATLVPLA, from the coding sequence GTGACGACGAGACTGCTGCTGATCGCCGATACGCATGTGCCCGCCCGTGCGAAGCGATTGCCCGACGCGGTGCTGCGAGCGGTCGACGACGCCGACATCGTCGTGCACGCGGGGGACTGGATCGACCTCGCGACGTTGGATCTGATCGAGTCCCGGTCGCGGCTGCTCGTCGGCGTCCACGGGAACAACGACGGCCCCGCGCTGCGAGAGCGACTGCCCGAGATCGCACGGCTGACGGTCGAGGACGTCGAGGTCGCCGTGGTGCACGAGACCGGACCGAAGCAGCGGCGCGAGGAGCGGATGGATGCGGCGTTCTCGGGCGTCGACCTGCTCGTGTTCGGCCACTCCCACATCCCGTGGGACACCGTCGCCCCATCCGGGATGCGCCTGCTGAACCCGGGGTCGCCGACCGACCGCCGCAGGCAGCCCGTCTGCACGATGATGTCGGTCGCGATCGACGGCGAACGGGTCGACGCCACGCTGGTGCCGCTCGCATGA
- a CDS encoding GAF domain-containing protein, with product MTTAPRAGNDIEVPAAYRAPMRSRDDGVREGLAVERALRIGVCGVGGRLDRIPESPADALAAVDAAFGERAARRLERFSSVSEGSFVWTRDVDGLLWLGRIAGPWRYDASGEARAVDLVHVRACDWLDRPVEPAAVPSGVHESFARGGRNWQSITRADAAHLTAAVWKSRRSG from the coding sequence ATGACCACCGCACCTCGCGCGGGTAACGACATCGAGGTTCCCGCGGCGTACCGCGCCCCGATGCGATCGCGCGACGACGGGGTGCGCGAGGGGCTCGCGGTCGAGCGCGCGCTGCGGATCGGGGTCTGCGGAGTGGGAGGTCGCCTCGACCGCATCCCGGAGTCGCCGGCCGACGCGCTCGCCGCAGTCGATGCCGCCTTCGGTGAGCGGGCGGCGCGCAGGCTCGAGAGGTTCTCCTCGGTTTCCGAGGGGTCGTTCGTCTGGACGCGCGACGTCGACGGACTGCTGTGGCTCGGCCGGATCGCCGGGCCCTGGCGCTACGACGCGTCGGGCGAAGCCCGTGCAGTCGACCTCGTGCACGTGCGCGCGTGCGACTGGCTCGATCGTCCGGTGGAGCCGGCCGCGGTGCCGTCCGGCGTGCACGAGTCGTTCGCGCGGGGCGGTCGCAACTGGCAGAGCATCACCCGGGCCGACGCCGCGCACCTCACCGCGGCCGTCTGGAAGTCCCGCCGCAGCGGGTGA
- a CDS encoding Fe-S protein: protein METLRHVVLFVHLIGFAVLFGAWAVQAFGGTREFTRLMSIGMTIAAIAGLALAAPWGLPEGVEMNYAKIGTKLVVLLAIGALLGIGTSKQRKSGSVPPAMFWLVGILTALNAGIAAIWR from the coding sequence ATGGAGACTCTGCGGCACGTCGTTCTGTTCGTCCATCTCATCGGCTTCGCCGTGCTGTTCGGCGCCTGGGCGGTGCAGGCGTTCGGCGGCACGCGCGAGTTCACGCGCCTGATGAGCATCGGCATGACCATCGCAGCGATCGCGGGTCTCGCCCTCGCCGCTCCGTGGGGTCTGCCGGAGGGCGTCGAGATGAACTACGCCAAGATCGGCACGAAGCTCGTGGTGCTGCTCGCGATCGGTGCGCTCCTCGGCATCGGCACGTCGAAGCAGCGCAAGTCCGGCAGCGTGCCGCCCGCGATGTTCTGGCTCGTCGGCATCCTGACCGCCCTCAACGCGGGCATCGCCGCCATCTGGCGCTGA
- a CDS encoding carbohydrate ABC transporter permease, which translates to MTTQDSAALADHGIRRREKRDWKGWAFVGPFMVVFALVFLTPLAYALYLSFFQEKLIGGTAFVGFDNYVRALTDPQFWEAFGRVVLFLVVQVPIMLVLALAAALALDSARLRGASFFRILIFLPYAVPAVVAVLMWGYIYGDQFGLTSNFNDFLGSDLITPFAREWILVSIGNIVTWQFVGYNMLIFYSSLKTIPTDMYEAASLDGAGAWRTIFSIKIPSVRGALVIATIFSIIGSFQLFNEPNILRPLAPNVITTYFTPNMYAYNLSFAGQQFNYAATIAIIMGVITAVIAYVVQLRGSKSEVR; encoded by the coding sequence ATGACGACTCAAGATTCCGCAGCCCTGGCGGACCACGGCATCCGCCGGCGTGAGAAGCGCGACTGGAAGGGATGGGCCTTCGTCGGCCCGTTCATGGTCGTCTTCGCCCTGGTCTTCCTGACCCCGCTCGCCTACGCGCTCTACCTCAGCTTCTTCCAGGAGAAGCTGATCGGCGGCACGGCGTTCGTCGGGTTCGACAACTACGTCCGCGCGCTCACCGACCCGCAGTTCTGGGAGGCGTTCGGCCGCGTGGTGCTGTTCCTCGTGGTGCAGGTGCCGATCATGCTCGTCCTGGCGCTGGCCGCGGCGCTCGCCCTCGACAGCGCACGTCTGCGCGGCGCATCGTTCTTCCGCATCCTGATCTTCCTGCCGTACGCGGTGCCCGCGGTCGTCGCGGTGCTCATGTGGGGGTACATCTACGGCGACCAGTTCGGTCTGACGTCGAACTTCAACGACTTCCTCGGCAGCGACCTCATCACGCCCTTCGCCCGGGAGTGGATCCTGGTCTCGATCGGCAACATCGTGACCTGGCAGTTCGTCGGCTACAACATGCTGATCTTCTACTCGTCGCTGAAGACCATCCCCACCGACATGTACGAGGCGGCGTCGCTCGACGGCGCGGGTGCCTGGCGCACGATCTTCTCGATCAAGATCCCCTCGGTGCGCGGTGCTCTCGTGATCGCCACGATCTTCTCGATCATCGGCAGCTTCCAGCTCTTCAACGAACCCAACATCCTGAGGCCCCTGGCTCCGAACGTGATCACGACGTACTTCACCCCCAACATGTACGCGTACAACCTCTCGTTCGCCGGACAGCAGTTCAACTACGCCGCGACGATCGCCATCATCATGGGCGTCATCACCGCAGTGATCGCCTACGTCGTGCAGCTGCGCGGCTCGAAGTCGGAGGTGCGCTGA
- the ribA gene encoding GTP cyclohydrolase II, producing the protein MSLSTITEALEALRAGRPVLVADDENRENEGDVIMSAELATPEWVAWTVRWSSGFICAPMPADLADNLNLQPMVAASEDARSTAYTVSVDAAEGVTTGISAHDRAHTLNVLANPDSTATSIIRPGHVLPLRAVDGGVRERSGHTEAAVDLMKLAGLRPVGAIAEVVAEDGSMMRLPGLIELGARDGVPVITIEQLIAHLNQVDPTGWSPERASRRVSLRADATVPTTHGTFRFLAYKDRVTGTDHIAVVSGEPGETALVRVHSECLTGEAFGSLKCECGPQLDAALDAIEQDGGIVIYMRGHEGRGIGLINKLRAYSLQEEGLDTVDANLALGLPADARDYAAAAGILADLGVSKVRLLTNNTDKVNQLRTLGLDVVEQVPLIVGVGPNNHQYLETKRDRMGHIIGEAELAEALADGRKDDA; encoded by the coding sequence ATGAGCCTTTCCACCATCACCGAAGCCCTCGAGGCCCTTCGCGCGGGGCGCCCCGTGCTCGTCGCAGACGACGAGAACCGCGAGAACGAGGGCGACGTCATCATGTCGGCCGAGCTCGCCACGCCCGAATGGGTGGCATGGACGGTCCGCTGGTCGTCGGGGTTCATCTGCGCGCCGATGCCCGCCGACCTCGCCGACAACCTCAACCTGCAGCCCATGGTGGCCGCCTCCGAGGACGCCCGTTCGACCGCCTACACCGTGAGTGTCGACGCGGCCGAAGGAGTGACCACCGGAATCAGCGCGCACGACCGCGCGCACACGCTGAACGTCCTGGCGAATCCCGATTCGACCGCGACGAGCATCATCCGCCCCGGTCACGTCCTGCCGCTGCGCGCCGTCGACGGCGGAGTGCGCGAGCGCAGCGGCCACACCGAGGCCGCGGTCGATCTGATGAAGCTCGCGGGCCTGCGGCCCGTGGGCGCGATCGCCGAGGTCGTGGCAGAGGACGGCAGCATGATGCGACTGCCCGGACTCATCGAGCTGGGTGCACGCGACGGAGTGCCGGTCATCACGATCGAGCAGCTCATCGCCCACCTCAACCAGGTCGACCCCACCGGCTGGTCGCCCGAACGCGCCAGTCGCCGTGTCAGCCTGCGGGCCGACGCGACCGTGCCGACCACGCACGGGACCTTCCGGTTCCTCGCCTACAAGGACCGGGTGACCGGCACCGATCACATCGCCGTCGTGTCGGGCGAGCCCGGCGAGACCGCCCTCGTGCGCGTGCACTCCGAGTGCCTGACCGGAGAGGCCTTCGGGTCGCTCAAATGCGAATGCGGCCCGCAGCTCGACGCCGCCCTCGACGCGATCGAGCAGGACGGCGGCATCGTCATCTACATGCGCGGCCATGAAGGTCGCGGAATCGGCCTGATCAACAAGCTCCGTGCCTACAGCCTGCAGGAGGAGGGGCTCGACACGGTCGATGCGAATCTCGCACTCGGGCTTCCCGCGGATGCGCGGGACTACGCGGCTGCGGCCGGCATCCTCGCCGATCTCGGCGTCTCGAAGGTTCGCCTGTTGACCAACAACACCGACAAGGTGAACCAGCTGCGCACCCTCGGACTCGATGTCGTCGAGCAGGTGCCGCTGATCGTCGGCGTCGGACCGAACAACCATCAATACCTCGAGACCAAGCGTGACCGCATGGGTCACATCATCGGTGAGGCGGAGCTCGCAGAAGCTCTCGCCGACGGACGGAAGGACGACGCATGA
- a CDS encoding HNH endonuclease: MPRRRFSTPTPAARARHAKRRRGRVARADNDLTAEQWASLQEAWGGCAYCGAGEIALQRDCVMPISRGGRYTVENVVPACGSCNASKRNDEVTSWLRRKRLDERAFLSRYDAILRDLRPTD; the protein is encoded by the coding sequence GTGCCGCGCCGAAGATTCTCCACCCCCACGCCCGCTGCGCGCGCCCGTCATGCGAAGCGGCGCCGGGGCCGGGTGGCCAGAGCGGACAACGACCTCACCGCCGAGCAGTGGGCCTCGCTGCAGGAGGCCTGGGGCGGATGTGCGTACTGCGGAGCGGGCGAGATCGCGCTCCAACGCGACTGCGTGATGCCGATCTCCCGCGGCGGTCGCTACACCGTCGAGAACGTGGTGCCCGCGTGCGGGTCCTGCAACGCGAGCAAGCGCAACGACGAGGTCACGTCGTGGCTCCGACGCAAGCGACTCGACGAGCGCGCTTTCCTCAGCCGGTATGACGCCATTCTCCGTGACCTGCGCCCGACCGACTGA